The following coding sequences lie in one Alphaproteobacteria bacterium genomic window:
- a CDS encoding acyl carrier protein: protein MSEVATRVKEIIIKHLDVDQSKVTENASFIDDLGADSLDTVELIMEFEEEFGCTIPDDAAEKLRTVKDAISYIEANNA, encoded by the coding sequence ATGTCTGAAGTAGCAACCCGCGTAAAGGAAATCATCATTAAGCATCTCGATGTTGACCAAAGCAAAGTAACAGAAAATGCAAGCTTTATTGATGATCTCGGCGCTGACAGCCTTGATACAGTTGAATTGATCATGGAATTTGAAGAAGAATTTGGTTGCACAATCCCAGACGATGCTGCTGAAAAGCTCCGCACCGTTAAGGATGCTATCTCTTATATTGAAGCGAACAACGCGTAA
- the fabF gene encoding beta-ketoacyl-ACP synthase II — MTRRVVITGIGVVSPLADGAELTWKKLIAGQSGIRAITAFDVSDLPAKIAGMVLEGDGPGLFQADKYMSSKDQRKVDKFILYAVAAATQAVEDSGWMPEDEESRERTGVMIGSGIGGLPEIESTSHVLKESGPRRVSPFFIPACLINLASGHVSIKYGFKGPNHAVVTACATGAHAIGDASRMIMFGDADVMVAGGTEAAVCRIGLAGFAAARTLSTQYNDTPEKASRPWDEGRDGFVMGEGSGIVVLEEYEHAKKRGAKIYAEVIGYGMSGDAYHLTAPAEDGNGGFRAMRAALKNAGVTPDQIDYINAHGTSTPIGDPVEIAAVKRLFGDDLKKVSMSSTKSAIGHLLGAAGSIEAIFCALAIRDQIAPPTLNLDKPSEGFGDLDLVPHKAKQRPINIVLSNSFGFGGTNASLVLRKI; from the coding sequence ATGACTCGTCGCGTTGTTATTACCGGTATTGGCGTTGTCTCCCCTTTGGCCGATGGAGCTGAATTAACATGGAAAAAGCTAATTGCTGGTCAATCAGGCATTCGAGCTATTACAGCGTTTGACGTCTCAGATCTGCCTGCCAAAATTGCCGGGATGGTTCTTGAGGGTGACGGGCCTGGCTTGTTTCAGGCCGACAAGTACATGTCTTCTAAAGATCAGCGCAAGGTGGACAAGTTTATCTTGTACGCCGTTGCTGCTGCGACCCAAGCGGTTGAAGATTCGGGATGGATGCCTGAAGATGAAGAATCTCGCGAACGCACCGGTGTCATGATCGGCTCCGGTATTGGTGGGTTGCCTGAAATCGAAAGCACCTCTCATGTCTTAAAAGAAAGCGGCCCCCGCCGGGTCAGCCCTTTCTTCATTCCCGCCTGCCTCATTAACCTGGCCTCAGGTCACGTTTCCATCAAATACGGCTTTAAAGGTCCCAACCACGCGGTTGTAACGGCATGTGCTACTGGCGCTCATGCTATTGGAGATGCCTCCCGCATGATCATGTTTGGGGATGCAGACGTCATGGTTGCCGGCGGCACGGAAGCTGCTGTCTGTCGTATTGGGTTGGCCGGATTTGCCGCCGCACGAACGCTTTCTACACAATATAATGATACACCTGAAAAGGCCTCCCGCCCTTGGGATGAAGGCCGTGACGGCTTTGTCATGGGCGAAGGTTCCGGGATCGTTGTATTGGAAGAATATGAGCACGCTAAGAAGCGCGGTGCCAAAATTTACGCAGAAGTTATTGGCTATGGCATGTCCGGGGACGCCTATCACCTCACCGCGCCTGCGGAGGATGGCAATGGCGGTTTCCGTGCGATGCGCGCAGCATTAAAGAATGCCGGCGTTACCCCTGATCAAATCGATTACATCAATGCCCATGGCACCTCGACGCCTATTGGGGACCCTGTCGAAATTGCGGCCGTGAAACGCCTGTTTGGAGATGATCTCAAGAAAGTATCCATGTCCTCCACCAAGTCAGCCATTGGGCATCTATTAGGAGCCGCTGGCAGCATTGAAGCCATCTTCTGTGCCCTTGCCATCCGGGATCAAATTGCCCCTCCGACCCTTAACTTGGACAAGCCCTCAGAAGGATTTGGCGACCTGGATCTCGTTCCTCACAAAGCCAAACAACGTCCCATCAACATCGTCCTTTCCAATTCCTTCGGATTTGGGGGCACGAACGCATCCCTTGTGTTGAGAAAAATTTAA